The genomic region CGGCAGTTCTCCGCCCTCGAGGTCTCCCTCGGGCGCCTCCAGTCGCAGTCCACCTGGCTCTCCGGCCAGATCGCCGGCCTCAACGCCAGCCTCGGGAGCTCCTCGTGACCACCGCCGCCGCCTTCGGCTACAGCCTCGGCCGCACCGCCACCGCTCGCATCGACCAGTTCAAGGCGGCGGCCGTCACGACCGCGACGCCCGCTCAGCTGCTCGTGCGGCTGTACGACCGCCTCCTGCTCGACCTCGACCGCGCGCACGAGGCGCAGGTGGCGGGGCAGCACCTCGAGGCGACCGCCCAGCTCGTGCACGCCCAGGCCATCGTCAGCGAGCTCGCGGGCTCACTCGACGTCGACGCGTGGAGCGGCGGTCCGCGCCTGCTCAGCATCTACACCTTCCTGCTCGCCGAGCTCGTCCGCGCCAACGTCGAGCGCTCGCCCCAGCGCACGCGCGAGTGCCGCTCCGTCGTGGAGCCCCTAGCCGAGGCGTGGCGCGAGGCCGCGGCACAGGTGCCGGTCGCCGGCGTCCCGTCGCCGCGCGTCGGCGCGGTCGGCTGACGGCCACCGTGGCCCTGTCGCGCGGCGTCGTCGGGCCCGCCGGGACGGCGCGACCGTCCACGGGCGCGGACTTCACCGCCGCGTGGCACGCCGCCCTCGACGACCTCGAGCTCGAGGTCGAGCGGGCCGAGGCGCTGCTGCGGGCCCTGCACTCCGCGGAGGGCGTACCCGACCCAGTGCCGCCGGGGGGCTGGACGCCGCCCGCGCTCGGGCCGCTGCCGGCCTCGCTCAAGGAGCGGGCCGAGGTGCTGCTCGACCGCCAGCTGGCCGTCACCGGCCGGCTCGGCACCGCCATGACGGCCTCGCGCCGGCACCAGGACGTCGTCGGGCGCCTCGTGGACCACCAGCCGCGCCCGATGTACGTCGACGCCCGCTTCTGAGGCGGCCGTCGCGGAGGACCGCCCGGGCGGCCCCGCAGCGTCACCCGTTCGGCCCATGAACCGCCCGGGCGGTCGGGACGACACACACCTCGCACCAGAACGGGGCGCACGGATCGTGCCCCGCACCGGCCACGGACAGGCCAGCCGAGCACCGCACCCCTCCGGGGGTCGCGGTCGTGCTGAGGGAGCCACCGTGACCGAGATCGCCTCCGTGACGTCGGCCGCGCTGCGCAGCGCCGTCGAGGGACTGGGCGCACGCAGCCGCGCGATCGCCGACAACATCTCGAACATCCAGACGCCGGGCTTCCAGGCCCGCCGGGTCGCCTTCGAGGACGCCGTCGCCGCCGCCGCGGGCTCCGGCTCGCGCGCGCGCACCGGTTGGACCCAGGCGCTGTCGCTGGAGCCGACGCGCCTCGACGGCAACAACGTCAACCTCGACACCGAGACGCTTCAGTCCCTCGACACCGGCCTGCGCTACCAGCTCGCGCTGCGGGCCGTCGACGACCGCTTCAACATCGTGCGCGCCGCGCTGCGGACGCAGGGCTGAGCGCGCCGTGACCACGTTCCCCGTCTTCGGCGTCGCCGGCTCCGGCGTCGCGGTCTACCGCAAGTGGCTCGACGCCGTCAGCGACAACATCTCCAACATCAACACCGTCCGCCGGACGGACGAGGCGGCCTTCCAGGCCCGCTACGTCCTCGCCCGGTCCACCGAGCTCGAGCCCGGGATCGGCGGGGTGACGGTCGGCGGCATCCGCCTCGGCAGCGCCGAGGGCCGCATGGTCTACGCCCCCGACCACCCGCTCGCCGACGAGGGCGGCTACGTCCGCCTGCCCGACATCGACCTGGGGAGCCAGATGACGCAGCTGATGATGGCCCAGCGCGGCTACCAGGCGAACCTCGCCGTGGTCGACCGCGCCCGTGACGCCTACGCCGCCGCCGTCAACATCGGGAGGCAGATGTGAGCGTCCAGCCCGTGAGCCCCGTCGGGACCGGCCTCGCCGGCTCGGCCGGGGTCGCCCCCGTCGCCGGCCTGTCCCCGGCCCTGCCCGCGCTGCCCGCCGGCGCCGCCGACGGTGCCGACGCGGCC from Aquipuribacter sp. SD81 harbors:
- a CDS encoding flagellar export chaperone FliS; this translates as MTTAAAFGYSLGRTATARIDQFKAAAVTTATPAQLLVRLYDRLLLDLDRAHEAQVAGQHLEATAQLVHAQAIVSELAGSLDVDAWSGGPRLLSIYTFLLAELVRANVERSPQRTRECRSVVEPLAEAWREAAAQVPVAGVPSPRVGAVG
- a CDS encoding flagellar basal body rod protein FlgB; amino-acid sequence: MTEIASVTSAALRSAVEGLGARSRAIADNISNIQTPGFQARRVAFEDAVAAAAGSGSRARTGWTQALSLEPTRLDGNNVNLDTETLQSLDTGLRYQLALRAVDDRFNIVRAALRTQG
- a CDS encoding flagellar basal body rod protein FlgC, whose translation is MTTFPVFGVAGSGVAVYRKWLDAVSDNISNINTVRRTDEAAFQARYVLARSTELEPGIGGVTVGGIRLGSAEGRMVYAPDHPLADEGGYVRLPDIDLGSQMTQLMMAQRGYQANLAVVDRARDAYAAAVNIGRQM